One genomic region from Nitrospirota bacterium encodes:
- the dapA gene encoding 4-hydroxy-tetrahydrodipicolinate synthase: MFKGSMVAIVTPFRSGKVDEKALGDLIEFHIKSGTDVIVPCGTTGESATLSHEEHHRVVEITVKTVNKRVPVIAGAGSNSTSETIDLTNYAKRAGADGVLLITPYYNKPTQEGLYQHFKRVSESVDIPIVLYNVPGRTSVNMLPPTVARLRAIRNIVGIKEATGDLKQVSELLRLCGRDFDVISGDDFTTLPLLHLGGVGAISVTANIAPADAAGMFDAFFAGKYEEALRLHYKMEPLHGMMFIETNPIPVKTSLALMGRISEEFRLPLCAMADANKEKLKKALKDYGLL; encoded by the coding sequence ATGTTCAAAGGTTCCATGGTTGCGATCGTCACGCCCTTCAGGAGCGGGAAGGTCGATGAAAAGGCGCTGGGTGATCTCATCGAGTTTCATATCAAGAGCGGCACCGACGTGATCGTGCCCTGCGGCACCACGGGCGAGTCGGCGACACTCTCCCACGAGGAGCACCACCGCGTGGTGGAGATCACGGTGAAGACCGTCAACAAGCGGGTGCCCGTCATCGCCGGCGCCGGCTCGAACTCGACCTCCGAGACCATCGATCTGACGAACTACGCAAAGAGGGCCGGCGCCGACGGCGTGCTGCTTATCACGCCCTACTATAACAAGCCGACGCAGGAAGGCCTGTACCAGCACTTCAAGAGGGTTTCGGAATCCGTCGACATCCCCATCGTCCTCTACAACGTGCCGGGCAGGACGAGCGTCAACATGCTTCCCCCGACCGTGGCCCGGCTCAGGGCGATCAGGAACATCGTCGGCATCAAGGAAGCCACCGGCGACCTGAAGCAGGTGAGTGAACTGCTCCGGCTCTGCGGCAGGGACTTCGATGTAATTTCCGGCGACGATTTCACGACGCTCCCGCTGCTCCATCTGGGCGGCGTGGGCGCCATCTCGGTGACGGCAAATATCGCACCGGCCGATGCCGCCGGCATGTTCGATGCCTTTTTCGCCGGGAAGTACGAGGAGGCGCTCAGGCTCCACTACAAGATGGAGCCGCTGCACGGCATGATGTTCATCGAGACCAACCCGATCCCGGTCAAGACATCGCTGGCGCTCATGGGCAGGATCAGCGAGGAATTCCGCCTGCCGCTCTGCGCCATGGCGGACGCCAACAAGGAAAAGCTCAAGAAGGCGCTCAAGGACTACGGGCTGCTGTAA